The Primulina tabacum isolate GXHZ01 chromosome 1, ASM2559414v2, whole genome shotgun sequence genome contains the following window.
CTGATGCTGGCCTCGGCATGGCCATGTTTAGCTTAGGTGAGTACGTACTCAGATTCTTGGACTAGATATTTACCCCATCAGAATGCTACTTATCTCTGACCAGATTTTTCTCGAAAGTTTTAGAATTGAATGTTTCAGAGTTCCTTTACTGCAAAAGTTCTGGCCGTTAATTCTTGGGCATGAAAATACGATGATATAAAcaactttttttttcctttgtaaaAAAGCAATAACTTGTAAAAAAGCAACAACTTGTAAAAAAGCAACCCGACATATGGGGCCGATCGATAAGCATAATATACTTGCGGTCCTGAACTGGACGGATGCTGGATCCCTTTAAACCAAAATGTGCCATAGTAACAATGGTGGTTGGGATCTTACAGGTTGGAATTTGGTTTGACCGATTTTTTATTGCTTTACAGGTTTGTTTATGGCCCTTCAACCGAAGCTGATAGCATGTGGAAACACCGTGGCGGGTTTTGCCATGGCTGTGAGATTTCTCACAGGTCCGGCAGTAATGGCTGTGGCCGCGATAGCCATTGGCCTTCGTGGTACCCTCCTCCACGTCGCAATTGTGCAGGTGACTTTTGCTTTCACATTAACATTTTTACAGTGAAATTTTTACATGATTATGCATGCAATAATAACGGGTCGAAGACACCATTTTTCCTAGTTTGAGCTCGTGAAAGATTGATCAACattattcttatattttaaaCGATTATCCAACGGTTCAAATTTTACACACCCTATGCTCTTGGGACTCGGGTGTTGGGGACCATGCGCCAGCTTGTAAATGGGGAAAAATGACAACATCttacttattttaaatgttgggaACTGCTGCTTCTCAATAAACGATGGTTCTTTGATTAGAACTTCAAGAATCTATAACTTTTTTTATACATGTAAGCGACATAtttattgtatttcagattcaTTTAATCTGCTGCATGCGTTAGCTTCAAGAAAACCTCGTGCTGCAATGTTTTTTGTTCCCTGACATATTCTTGTCCATTAGGCTGCACTACCACAAGGGATTGTTCCGTTTGTGTTCGCAAAAGAATATAATGTTCATCCAGCTATTCTTAGCACCATGTAAGAAAATTTTCTAAACGCAAGGGCCCAGTTAAATTTGATTTCTTTGATTTCACATGATCAATCTTCCTGTTTTTGAGAAATGATTTATTCTTACTGTGATTTCAGGGTTATATTTGGAATGCTGATCGCTTTACCAATCACTCTGGTATATTACATACTTCTTGGGCTGTAAGATTCTCGGACCAATTAATTCAAGACATATATCGATCGATGGTCGAAGATAAATTCCAATGTTTGATGTCATTATCAAATCATAAACTTTGTCGCTAACTTCGGATTTTGAGAACAAACGTAGAAAAAATTTATTCCTTCCCAAGAATTTGGAGGCAGTACTGATAGTTGACAAAGATTATCCCCTGATTTAAGGATTATGCCCAATTTAAAGCCAAGAAATCACGTAAAGTAAGATCAAGGGAGGAAATAATGTTGACTGGTCTTGTTTAAAGGGGAACAAAATAGAGGAAAACGTGGAATTAAGCACAAGAGATTATTGAAGACTTTTTCCAATTTAGTGTCTTCTTGCTTTTCCTTCCTACTTTCCAAGATtttctcccccccccccccccccccccccccccccccgtgTTGATTGTATCATCGTTTTGATCGTCatgctaaaaaaatataatttattactgTTTGTGTGAATCCTAAATTATATTAttctttatataatataatgtttgaTTCAAGTTGTCGAAAGATTAGAGTTATCCATTTATTACATatgattaataatataaatctcgaaatttgaaatataattttcaatctAGAAATCAAATCTCCTCCGAATTCTCGAAATCTGAAATTAACTTTTCAATCAAAGCAAATAATAAAAtgccaagaaaatgaagacaaTGGGGGTTGAGGGGGGCCTATGTGCCTTGGAAATCACATTATCTTTTCCAAATAGCTTTTAGTGAATGTTGGACTTTTTTGGCAAAAAGCTTTTCTTTAGAAGGAACGAGATAAGAGAAAGATAAGTCTGCTTTCCCATAGTCGTTGATATCTCCTATATTTAAATAATGTGATTTGATAATTAcgtgttaatttttttaaaaaaattttgcaCATGATAAAAGAGGTATGTTAGTAAAATAAATACACGTGACTATGCAACATTCCCATTAATCCATTTCTTCATTTAATTCTTTTTTTacctttttttttccattttcttataaatcatgagtttaattattatttttaagtgCCCTATAAAACTTTGTATATTACAAACTTAAATCTAATATACTATTTAAAATTGAAAGTAGCAAAatattcaattaaaatatatttcaagaGATGATTTATTAATAAATCAATGGATAAATGAATTGCAAATCATGAATTTCGGAATCCTCATTGAGCAATGTTGCATTACTTTAGCTATTCCAAATTGAAGGATAACATAAAATAGGGTATCCATTTCCATTGTTAACTAGCTCGTCATGCTTATCAATTCTAATTTCACATCATCAACGATATTATATACTGTTGATTcagttttttcttattttgtttAATCTTTATAGTTAGCTGaattgataatatatatatatatatataacggaAGCGGTTTGATCCAACCAACCTACATCCTAAGGTTATGCGCATATATCAAGCAAATCTGTTAAATCTCATGTGTTACACTTATAAAAGAAATATTCAAATGAAAGACTATCTCATTCTAATGACTTCTTTATACAAACACATTCAGTAAACATCACTTGACAAGCATCACTCGTCTTCAATATCCCCAACTAGAACTCCCTTCGATAACATGGAGATTGTTCTCACGCGAAAACGTCATCTTCCTCTCCTGAGAAATGAATCATCAATCAGTTAACCTTCTCCACCATCAGCAATAAAAAATCTCTTaaaacaaaatgataaatgacaTTGTTCGAATCTTGTATAAGCAGTTCTCACGACACAGAATACAACACGAAATGAACATGTTTGTTGTGACTCGTTGATTTTCGCACCAAACCAACATGACAAGTTCACAACATAAAATATGTTATATACAAAAAATATCGTTTTCTCCCTAAAATTCACATTCTTCTCCCGAAAAATAGTGCATaaaaataacaatcaaatcaactctgaaaattttACATTGAAATCTCATCAGCCATCCTCAATCACACGTGACCATTCTCGACAGTCTTCAAAATGAACTATAACTCCAATATATAGAGACTCATAATATCCAAGACATACAAAATCTTTCACATTATCTCCTCGTATCAAACAATATAATATCTCTTTATATCAATTAAATTAGAGACTCATAATATCCAAGACATACAAAATCTTTCACATTATCTCCTCGTATCAAACAATATAATATCTCTTtatatcaattaaattaaatttattcaaAGAACCGAGGGTCATAAAGCAAAGCActcaatataatttttcataaatacttttttgagatgatctcacgagtcaagtttaaaaacaaatattttatttaaatcataattttttatgccaaaaatTTTAGTAGGATATTTGTTGCACAGAATTAAATAAgattttatatgaatttttgtaatttttttttttaaaaacgtgTCTTGTTTTCCTTGTCTCCTCCCTCTTCGTCTCTACTTTCATTACGCACTTTTTCTCTCTTCCCAATATCTACGACAGATCTATCTATATGCAAAGAACTTGCGATGTCCTCATCTTCCATGAAAGTTAGTGagatttgatttttattaaattctctatTTCGTTTTCTTTACCTGaatttttgttatgattttttcgTTTGGGATTGTGCATATATTGTGTTTGTCATAATTCATTATGAATCCTACATATATTATTGTTTGATACGATGTTTATACTtgaaactattttttttttgttcaactTTCACAATATTATTGCTATTTATTTTTCCATTTTAACCAGtttttagatattatatttcaaGTGAAAaacagataattttcgaacatgttttgaaatttttaattatcaCGTAGAATTGAATTTTGAGGGcatattttgtttatttaaaagttataaTTTTTAGATAATAATGTTTTGTGGAGGAAGTATTCGGGGAATTAAAGTCTAATTCTAATCAGATATAACCATCGATAGATTCAACCATCGGATCAGATCGATCAGATCGTACAACGTCCAAACATGTTCAAATCCATCCTCGTAATCCTCGTCCTTGTTTTACTCGTCCGAGCAACAGACTCCCGGAAGCCGCACGTCATCAATTTCCGTTGGCCGGGCCTCTACCCGGAGTCCTTCACCTGGGACCCCAAGTCGGATCACTTCGTCGTGGGCTCCACGCGCCTCCGCGAGCTCATCTCCGTCTCCGACGCGGGGGTCACATCTGCCCTTACTTCCGAATTCACCATCCCATCCAACTCTTCCTTCCTCGGGATCGCCCTTGACCCCAGGCACGACCGCCTCCTCGCCGTCGTCCACCGTACAGCCCCTCTCTTCAACGCCCTCGCATCGTACCACCTCCCCACCTTCCGGATTCTATCCCTCACCCACCTCCCTTCCGCCGCGGTTGCCAACGATGTCGCAGTTGACTTCTCCGGGAACGCCTATGTCACCGACTCAGCTAACGACGTCATCTTCAAAGTCAACGAGCACGGTGATGTCTCCACCCTCTCAAAATCCAAGGTCTTCAAATCCCAAACCGTGGACACCACCGCGTGGTACCGGGACTGCGGCCTAAACGGAATCGTTTACAACACCAAGGGATACCTTTTGGTCACTCAATCAAACACGGGGAAGCTGTATAAAGTTGACGCCGAGGACGGAACGGCGAGAAGGGTTATCTTGAACAGGGACTTAACGGCGGCCGATGGGATGGCCGTGAGGCCAGACGGCGTCGTTCTTGTGGTGTCGAGGCACAAGCTGTACTTCATCAAGAGTGACGATAGCTGGAGCGAGGGCGTTGTGTTCGACGAAACGCCTCTGTTGGAGGAGCGGCAGGCGAGTGCGGTTGCGGTGGGGGCAGAGAACAGGGTGTATGTACTATATGGGCATGTGAATGAAGGGATGATGGAAGATTCGGAAAGGGGCGAATTTAGTATAGTAGAGGTGGAATCAGAGTCGGAGAGTAAGGAGGAGAATGTGTGGATTTTTGTGTTGATTGGTTTGGGTTTGGTTTACTTCCTGGTATGGAGATTTCAAATGAGACGTCTTGTGCAGAAGATGAACAAGAAAACTGCTTGATTTTTAGTTTTTGGTTTCCACTTTTGTTTGAGTGTAAGAATTTTGTTGGTGGTGCTGATATATGAAGATTGTTTACCCGATAtcaatttttgaaggaaaattctgTGTTATTTTGAGACTTCGTGCGTggaacatataaatatatactgCTTCATTTTGGTTTTCAGTTGTTTCAGTATATAAAAATTTGTTGATGCTTAACATATTTCTCGACTTGTTACTGCATGAAGAATATCTCATGGAAAGTGTCTTGATATGCTTCACAAATTGAAACAAGATAAGAATTGAAGACCAGGAAACGTATCAGTATCACCCATTAGACAACCTCGTCTGTTGTCATGCTACAAACAACTATACGAGATTGAGAAATTTGTAATATCGTAGATCTTTTGAGAAGGTGACGTCTGCACGTTAGACGGAGATTATACGGTATCAGGGAACAACACGCACGTATGCGAACGCGTATATTTACGAGCTTTGTATCTCACGAGACACCTGTAGACTTTCATCACCACCAATTTCGGAGAGGTGATGCCATTTTACCAAATGGTCATTGGCTATAAAAGTATATTAattattcattaagttatatATTATAGCACGTACGCGACAATTCATGTTCACATATTTTAAAcacaattaattattttttaagatatttaaaaaatcaatcAGAGATTTGTAGAATTAACTAAAATAAGATTTTATAATCATTTTTTATTGAAGAAAGAATATATTGGGTATTTTTGTCCattcataattaaaataatgcatagAAGTGTACATTTGAATATGTAAAAgataaaaacttatgtgagacggtctcacgagtcatatttttttagacggatctcttatttgagtcattaatgaaaaaatattactttttatgttaagagtattattttttattctgaatatcgatagagttgacccgtttcacagataaagattcgtgagaccgtctcacaagagatacTCTATGTAAAATCCgtaaatttaacatttttatttgaTTCATGATTAAGCAAAAGATACACGAGTTGTGTGTCTATAATTAAACACGAAAAGATACTTTTAACAGTCCAAAAATTATGAGGCCACACGGTACATACTGTTAAATAATGTGTACACGTCATTGACACAGGGTCGATAGTTGGATGGTTATCTCATTAGTTAGACAGCTGGACACTAGCTTGATTAGTTAGGATATAAATAGCTTGACTTTTGTAATCAAACAATTAATTCTGGAAATTGATTTTACTTTCCTCTTCTTTCATTTTTTCCTCTCTGAACGAGAGGCTCAACTGCTTCAATGGCATTGCTTCTctttaacatggtatcagagctaatcTCTTCCGCATCTGATTGAATCTGTCCATGGCAGCACATACAACCAACTTTAGCTTCAGTGATCCCCTCTATTTGCATCCATCTGATGTTCCAGGTTTTTCGTTGGTTTCGGAACTCTTGATTGGTACAGAAAACTATGGAGTTTGGAGTAGGGCAATGCTCTTAGCACTGCGAGCGAAAAACAAGCTCGGTTTCATCAATGGATCCTGTCGCAAGCCAGCTGATAATCATCCTACTCTACATCAATGGGAGCGATGTAACGCAATTGTTCTCTCATGGTTAATGAGTTCGGTTTCGAAGGAAATTTTCAGCGGGATCATATATTGCACAGAGGCTTCCGCTGTTTGGACAGATCTAAAGGAAAGATTTGTTAAAATTTGTGGATCGGGAATTTTTTCTCTTCACCGTGAAATTTCACATCTCTCACAGGGCTCTTCATCCATTtcaatgtatttttaaaacttgaagAAGCTATGGGATGAGTACTCATCTCTGGTTACGCTTCCTTCGTGCGGATGTGCCACTGCTAAGGCATATCTTGATCATGATCAACATCAGCGTCTTCTACAATTTCTAATGGGACTGAATGAGACGTATGGGCATGTTCGTAGTCAAATTCTGATGTTAGATCCCTTGCCATCTGTCAATCAAGCATATTCCATTGTCAGTCAAGAGGAATCGCATCGAGCAGCTCTTTCTTCTCATCTGAATGCTGAATTACCTGCTATTGCTTTTTATTCTTCTTCGAATAAAAAAAGTGGATTCAGTAAAATGCGAGCATTGCAACATTCTAGGTCATACAAAGGATCAATGCTTTCGTTTGATTGGCTACCCTCCTGGTCACAAATTGCACAAGAAGTTTCCTCAATCTAAGAACTACAAGTTCACTCAGAAGCCTTCGAAATTCTCTGCTCATAATAGTGTCAATACTACGGCTGATCCTTGCAGTGTCTCTGATGAATCAAAAGCCATTCCTCATATGGCTCATACCTTTACTGATGCTCAATATCAGCAATTATTACGATTGCTTGATCAACCTATGTCCACTCCAGAGGCTACAGTTAATTTGGCAGGTGCATTTACTAGCCTGATGACAGTTTCAAAGGACACTGATTGGATATTAGACACTGGGGCAAATGCTCACATTACAGGTACTTCAAGTGTTTTGCAATCTACTCAGCCGTGTGCTTCATCCTCTGATTCGGTCAGGCTGCCAAATGGTAACATTACCCTTATTCTTTCATGTGGTTCAATTCAACTTTCCCCTTCATATAACCTACCCAAAGTTCTTTTTGTTCCTGATTTTAGCTTTAATTTTTTATCCATTTCCCAATTCACCAGAGATCATAATTGTTTTGTTGTCTTCTACCCAAATTTCTGTTTATTTCAGGACCTCTTCACTAGGAGGATCACGGGGATTGGTAGACAAAAGCATGACTTATACTATCTTGATCGATTCCATAGCAGTATAGCAACACATGTTCAATCAAATGTGCATTCTAGCTGTAATCTGAACTCTCATTCTTGTGTTTTTTCTGCTAGTATAACTGATGACATTGATCTATGGCATAAAAGGTTTGGGCATTTATCTGTTTCTCGTTTATATTGCTTACCTTTTATTAAAAGTAAGTCTCTTTTATCTCATTGCTCTGTTTGCCCAATGGCCAAACAAACTAGGCGTCCCTTTCCCATTAGAGAACAATCACAGTCCACTCATGTTTTTCAACTCCTTCACATAGATATATGGGGTCCTTTTCGAACCCCTGCTCATAATGATGCCCGATATTTCCTTACCCTGATTGATGACTTCTCGAGATGCACGTGGGTTTTCCTCTTACAATTCAAATCTGATACATTCCAGTGTTTAAAACAATTCTTTACCTTCATCTCTACCCAATTTAATCGAAAAGTTCAGGTTATTCGCACTGATAATGCCTCCGATTTCTTCAATAATGATTGCAGATTATTATTCACATCCTTAGGAATCCTTCACCAAAGCTCATGCCCGTATACTCCCCAACAAAATGGCTTAGTTGAACGAAAACATCGCCACATACTTAACATAGCTCGTGCTCTTAAATTCCAAGCCTCCATTCCTGATCCTTATTGGGGAGAATGTGTATTACATGCCGCATACCTGATTAATAGGATTCCCACTCCATTATTATCGAATAAGACATCTTTCGAGGTCTTGTTTGACAGACCTCCTCCATTCATTCACATTAGAGTTTTTGGTTGCCTTTCTTATGCTTCGAATCTTAAGCCACGTGATAAATTTGATGTTCGTGCCAAACCATATGTTTTTATGGGTTATCCTCTCCAACAAAAAGGTTATAAGCTTTTCGATGTTTCTACAAAACAATTTGTTGTGTCTCGAGATGTCGTCTTCCATGAGGATATATTTCCTTTTTCTTCAATGATTTCCTCATCCTCTGTTTTTACTCCTCCAACCTCTTTGTTTCTGGAAGATTCTTGCCGTCCTTTAGCCACTGATCTTTCTCCATTGCCTATATCTCCTATATCTCTTACTCACTCTCCAGCTGCTGTTGCATCATCTCCCTCCCCTGAGCTTGTTTCTTCCATTCCACTTCGTAAGTCCACTAGATCTTCAAGACCCCCAATCTGGACCCATGATTAtgtctgttccaatctttcatCCAGTTCTACAGTTCATAGCATTTCTGATTACCTCACTTATGACACAATATCACCCTCTTATCGATCATTTCTCGCTTCCATATCTAATCTCACTGAACCCAAATCTTATCAAGAGGCAgcctgtggggcccttagctcctaattgttattacaatgcaatctgattagggttaattaattacagccgaaaacgagtttaaaattttctttacaatgagcccaaatcattttatttgaatactaaaaatagtatttcatctcacataaTAAAcaagcccacacataatcaaaatcaatcatatacaaacaactcatatcctcgggacatgccccggtatatagatacatatatatatactgggaaacaaaacataaacctcatcccaaactgtgactccctccagaagtaccctctccggtctcgtgatatcctggagtacctgtcattgtccacacacaaagacaacaacagccccccttgggggtgagcaaagctccgtatggaacaaccaatcatatataccacagatatctaaacaatgatatatggtatgcaatgcatgtatgtcgtggaggtatcaggtcaaatgcccatccactgagcacatgttagaatcaaacgaatcgctatcaaatcaatgctcgagctggcacaccggcctcaataagggatactcgtatgatagctttgacgaagcgccatcaaatcccaaatctcatatcaatcgtcggggccacaaatgtctatgttttaagggtcatataataccaaacatagcattgtgttcacaaaccccagaatccaatcaaatcatatcagggtatccaagaatcatagctcaacgtgcatgtcatgtatcgatgtatgcatcaaacgatgtgtgttaacaaaacatttattttatacatcgatattccaatcacaatttcatgtatgccacataaattcaacaaataagacatatagacatgtattctcatttcaattaatcaaaccaatccaacatatatcatataatacagatacctgtcgtatgttacccggtcgcaacatacctcaattcttcgttccagttgatgtagcctgaagatatcggtataatactttatctacatcaataacatactcattccaatcaataacattattcaaatcaacaatataagtttcaaacatattttgaaactttgaaaatttcatatcaaattcaaatcataacataattcaatttcgacttcaaaacttagtttcttgtcggttattctaccgcatAAATTTATCAGGATTAATAATAACTgacaaataattcttcaatctcaatccaacgataaaaattccctaattataataaattaggaataattcaaaataacattcactataatcatctcttcttcgttaaaatcatacactattcaacaatcttcaatttctgtatgatttaacaatttatcggatttattccaaaaatcgacgaatttcaaacatcaccaaaaatataaaatttatatctcaaatcgaagacctcgtgtcaacgatcccagaactgaagtcggttcgt
Protein-coding sequences here:
- the LOC142555610 gene encoding uncharacterized protein LOC142555610, giving the protein MFKSILVILVLVLLVRATDSRKPHVINFRWPGLYPESFTWDPKSDHFVVGSTRLRELISVSDAGVTSALTSEFTIPSNSSFLGIALDPRHDRLLAVVHRTAPLFNALASYHLPTFRILSLTHLPSAAVANDVAVDFSGNAYVTDSANDVIFKVNEHGDVSTLSKSKVFKSQTVDTTAWYRDCGLNGIVYNTKGYLLVTQSNTGKLYKVDAEDGTARRVILNRDLTAADGMAVRPDGVVLVVSRHKLYFIKSDDSWSEGVVFDETPLLEERQASAVAVGAENRVYVLYGHVNEGMMEDSERGEFSIVEVESESESKEENVWIFVLIGLGLVYFLVWRFQMRRLVQKMNKKTA